The genomic interval TCATAAGCTGATCTCCCGGAAACGCTTCGAGAACGGCGACAGAATCGCCTGGCGGGGTGTTTACACGTGGTTCGCCGAACCTCTGGCGGACGATGCGGGCCTGTTTTGCTACGAAGGGGCGGTCGCCGGACGCCGGGCGCTGTTCCTCGATGTCCGGGTCGCCTGCAGCCGGATGCTGGAGCTGCCTTCGGGGCTCGACGCGCGGCGGTTCGATCTGCTCGACGCCAACGGCGACCTGCGTGTGGAGGCCTCCGGGAAGAACGCGTTGCGACTCTCGGCGGGAGGTCCCGGCGGGTGCGTGCTGCTTTTCGGCGGAGAAGACGGCGCGGAGGGCGAATGATGCGTACCGACGCATTTCCGGCAAACGATGCGGCGGCATCCCTTTCGGGGATGCCGCCGCTCTTTTTGATGTCCGTGCGTGCCGCGTCCGGATGTCCGGTGATGCCGCGCTACCGGATCGGCCGGTCCTGCGGCATCGGCCAGCCGGCGAGCGTCGCGATGTAGGGGATGACGGCCGCGGCCATCTTGCACTGTCCCCGCAGGTTCGGGTGGTAGCCCGCGCCCAGGTCGTCGGTCTGGTCGTTGATCGGCGCCAGATGCGGTACGGCGTGCAGATTCGGGTCTCCGAGCGTCCGGATCGTCGCCCGCAGGTAGTCGTAGTAGGCGTCGCAGTTCTGTGGCACGACGTAGAGAATCGGCACGTCGCCGTAGCGGCGGCGCAGCAGGGCGTGCATTTCGCCGAACGAGGCGTCGAATTGCTCCCGGGAGGGCGTTCCCGTGCTGAAATCGTTGGTTCCGAGCTTGATTACCACGATGTCGGGCCGGTACTGCGCGAAGTCCCAGAGGGGCGTCTCCTCCATGTCGAAGGTGCGTGCGACACGTTCGCGCATGGTGCAGTCGGAGACCTCCTTCTCGTCGCCCCAGTTGCGTACGATTCCTTGCCCGGAGTGTGCGATGAGCGTGTAGTCTGCGTCGAAGTAGCGTGCGATGATGCAACCCCACGCCAGGTCGCAGTTCTCGGTCTCGGGCGTGAAGGGCTCCTTCGGGGATTTGCCCTCCGTGCCGTATCCGCAGGTGTGCGAGTCGCCGATGAATTCGATATGCCGGCCCGGGGCCTGGGGCGCATCGAGCAGGGGCCCGTCGGAACCGACAGCGAAGAGCGTCGTGCGTCCCTGCTCGCCCTCGGTTCGTTTCTGTACGAGTACGGTGTGCACACCGTGGGGGAGTCCTTCGGCCAGCACGATGGTCTTCGCCGGTCCCTCTGCAGTGACCTTTCCATGGGGTTTGCCGTCCACGAATACGTTGTAGTAATTCCGTTTCGAGTCCGCGGCCCGCATGGCGCACCGCGTACCCTCGAATCGGAACGAGAAGTAGGCCCCGCTCCAGTCGAACGAGAGCGCGCCGTCGTCGGAGCGTGCGGCGCGTCCCACGAATCGGATTTCCGGCGCTGTCGCCGGAGTGAATCGGAGCGTTTCCGCGGCGGCGGATTCGTGCGGCAGCGTCTCCCGGGCCTCCGGGAATCCGCCGGCGGCATTCCCGGTGAAGGCGCCGTTTTCCGCGAAGGCGGGACTTCCGCCGAAAGAACCCGCTGCGGTGTGGAACAGGGCGAGGAGCGCCGCGAGATACGTCCGTCGCATGACGCGTTATTTGATGTAGGGGCGGATCTTCTCGATCCAAATCCGGTAGCCGTCGGCCTTCAGGTGGATGCCGTCGAAGGTGTACTCCGCGGGCAGGATGCCGTCGCGCTGCATGTCGCTCCAGATGTCGATGTAGGTCAGCCCGCGGCGGGCGGCCATGTCGCGCAGCAGGGCGTTGAAGGCCGCGATGCGGGCGTTCTTGCCCTTGAAGAACTTCTCGTTCATCGCCTCGTTGAGCGGCAGCAGGCTCTGGATGTAGATCTTCGTGCGGGGCGATTCGCGGGCGATGATTCCGAGGAGCCGTTCGTACTGTTCGAGCAGCTTTTCGCCGGAGATTTTCGAGAACACGAGGTCGTTGGCTCCGCCCATGATGAAGATGGCGCGGGGCTGTCCCTCGACGATCGGGCCGATGCGGTGGATCATACCCGAGATGCAGTCGCCGCCGATGCCGCGGTTGAGCACGCGCTCTGTCTGGAAGTATTCCGACCAGAAGCCGCGTTCGGTCAGGCTGTTGCCCAGCATCACGATGTTCTTCCGCGTGACGGGGACCAGTTCTTCGACGTTGCGTTTCTGCGGGTAGTAGTCCTTGTTTACGGTCAGCGTATCGGGTTGCGCCGCGACGTTCGTCGCGGCGGCTGCGGCCAGCAGCAGGAGAAGCAGTTTTTTCATGGCGGGTCTATTTTTTCAGGTTTCCTTCGAAGTCGATCGCCCGGTCGAACGGATGCAGGGCCGCGTCGGTCATCCGGGCCGCCTCGCGCCGCGTGACGGGACCTTCCGCCCCGGCCGGGGTGTCGATCCGCCCGCCTGCGCGGCGCAGCAGCTCCGCGGCTGCGGAGGCGGTGAGCGGAGTCGGATCGTCCGTCGGGTCGATCTGCGGGGCGTAGTCGTGGAGCCCTTGCGTGAACTCGCCCACGGTGAGCGTGCGTTCGGGGTAGAACCACGAACGGTTGGCCCAGTGGTACGGTTCGCCGGTCATGCGCAGGATGCCCGTGGCGGCGATGCGCTGCAACAGTTCGAAGTCGGGATCGTCGGGCCGTACGTCGTACAGCGGGGCGATGTAGGCCTTTCGGGCGAGCAGCGCGCGCTGCACCTCGCGGACGGGCACTTCGCGCGGCGTCACCCCTTTCTTCACGGCCAGGGCCGCCAGCGTGCCGGCCGCCTGTCCGGTGAGCAGCACCACGGGCTGAAGGCGCGTCGAGCCGTTGATGAGGTTCGAGACCGAAATGGCCTTGTCCGAGACGACGAGGTTGTCGGTCCCGGCGGGGATCAGGGCCCCCAGCGGGACGCTGAACGACGGGACGGGCGGGAAGTCGATCTTCCCGAAGCCGGGATAGCAGGCGTGGTGGTGGTCTACGGGGTAGTCGCCGACGGAGATGCCCGTGCGGTAGAGCGCCGCCGGGCGGTCGTAACGGTCCGTGACGTCGTCGAGCGTCAGCCGTACCACGCCGTCCAGCCGGCGGCCTTCGCGGTGGTAGGGCAGGTAGGCCAGCCCGTCCTCGGTGTCGAACTCGTCGTCGGCGATGCCGAGGTTCCGGAAGCCCAGCTCGTGCTGGAGGTGGTAGATGAACCGGAGCGTCTTCTCGCGGGCGGGTTTCAGCGCCTCGATACGCTCCTCGTAGGGCATTTCGACGACGTTCGCGTAGTAGTCGTTGCCGTGCGTCGGCCAGTTTATCATGTACTTGCCGTTGGGCAGGCGTCCGTACTTGATCATGTAGGCCGGGTCCATGGGTTTCCCGCCTGCGGTGCAGCATCCCTCGAACTCCGCGGGATCGTATCCCTCGGGCCGGGGAATGGTCCTGTCGGCCCCTTCGCCGTAGTCCTTGAGGATCGCCACCACGGTCAGGTCCTGCACGATGTCGTTGGCCTGCTCGAACGCCTGCCGCTCGCCCGTGTCGGCGCGGGCGTCCATGCCCACGCGGTAGGCCGTGCCGCTGAGCGGCAGCGCTTCGCCCAGGTCGGTGGCGTCGATCGTGATGCGTGCCGCGACCTCCAGCCGTCCGCCCCTGTCGTCGGTGAAGCGGGCGCCGGTCACGGCGTCGCCCTCCCTGTACACCTCGACGAGGCGGTAGCCGTGGATCACTTCGAGCGTCGGTTCCGCCGCCGCTTTGGCCTTGAAGATGCTGTCGGCGACGCTCGGCTCGAACTGCGTGGCGCTCACCCAGCCCGTCCGGAGCGCCTCCGGGCCGCCGTAGTGGCTGCGCAGGGCCTCGCGGAACTCGTTCCAGAAGCCCGAGGGGAGGCCGTCGTTGCCGTCGATGGCCGATACGCCCTGCGCCGTGAGCATGCCGCCGAGCATGGGCGTCGGCTCCACGACGAGCGTCGAAACGCCTTCGCGGGCGGCGGCGATGGCCGCCGAAGTGCCCGAGGTCGTGCCGCCGATCACCAGCACGTCCACCGTGCGGCGGGTCGTGTCGGTGCAGGCGGAAAATCCGATGGAGGCGGCGAGCGCGAAGGCTGCCGCGAAGAGGGTGGTTTTCATGGGTCGTGTCGCCGGTGTTTTATTTGCATTGTTCGAGGATCTTCCATATCTGGAACAGACCTCTCGGTACGTGGAAGCACCCCTTCCATTTCCCTCCCTTCAGAGGCAGGAGGACCTCGCCTCGCCGGTTCAGGTATCCGAACCACTCGGGGAACTCGGGGTCCTTGAAGTGCTCCCACATGTATTGGTGCAGTTTTTCGAACCAGTCCAGGCATTTCTGGTTTCCTGTGAGCTGGTATCCCTTTATCATGGCTATCGCGGATTCGATGTGCACCCACCAGAGCTTCTGGTCCCACTCGAGCTGCTGCTGGGGATGTCCGAGGCGGTCCATGAAGTAGAATATTCCGCCGTACTGTTTGTCCCATCCGTATTCGATGGTCCGGAGCGCTATTTCTACGGCGCGCTGGATCAGTTCGGGGCGTCCGAGTCTTTTTCCGAGGTCCATTATGAACCACATCGCCTCGAGCGAGTGTCCCGGATTTATCGAGCGGCCCTCGAAGGAGTCCACCAGCGAGTTGTCCGAGGCGGAAAGGTTTTCGACGATGAGACCGAGGTCCTTCTGGTAGAATACGTCCATTACCTCGTGGAGGCATACGTCGATCGTCTCCTCGATGAGTTTGGGGTCTATGAGCTGTTCGATTTCGAGGGCGAGGTTGCAGAGGATCATCGGGAGCGCGAAATCCTTCATCGGTCGCGTTCCCGGGTGAGCCTTTGTCCACTTACCCTTTGGATTCGAGCGTTTTTCGAGTATCCGGTCGAATGTCTTCTTCGCGATCTGCGCGTATTCGTCGTTTCCGGACGCCATTGCCAGTTGTGCGAAAGCCATGGTGGCGAATGTGTAGGAGAAGATGTTGTAGGGGTCTATGATGGGCTTGCCCTCGCGCGTCAGGGAGAAGTACCAGTCGTATTTTCCGTCGTGTCCGTATTTCCGAAGGAACTCGCCGCCCTGGATGGCGCAGTCGAGCCACTCCTTGCGTTTTTCGACCTTGTTGCAGAGCATCGAGAAGAGCCACACCTCGCGGCCCTGGAGCCAGATGAACTTGTCGGTGTCGTATACGCTTCCGTCGCGGTCGAGGCAGGAGAAGTATCCGCCGTAGGTTTTGTCCTGGGAATGTTCGAGCCAGAAGGGCAGTACGCTGTCCATGAGTTCCGACCGGTATTGGTCGGCCAAATGTTGAAAATCCATATTGTTGCGGTTAAAAATTATCTGCGTTTTTCATTTGCTCTGCTGCCAGTAGCGTTCGATCTCCTCGAGCGAACGCCCCGTGGTTTCGGGCACGGCGCGCCACATGATGAGCATGTAGGGGACGCACATGGCCGCGAAGAGGAGGAAAGTGCCTCCGGGGGTCAGCGTCTCGAGCATCCAGGGGGTCAGCTGGCCGATCAGGTAGGTTCCGACCCAGAGCGAGAGCCCGGCGATCGACATGGCCAGTCCGCGGATGCGCGTGGGGTACATCTCGGAGAGCAGCACGAAGATCACGGCGCTGATCGACACGGCGCAGCAGAAGACGTAGGCCAGGAAGAAGACCAGCAGGAAGGTCGGGGAAAGCCCCCAGGCGGCTCCGGCGAGGAAGTAAACGCCGATGCAGAGCAGCGAGAGGATCATGCCCGACACGCCCCAATAGACCAGTTGTTTGCGGCCCACGCGGTCGATGATGACGAGCGCCAGGACGGTGGTCAGCATGTTCACCACGCCCACGAGCACTTGCGAGAAGAGCGAATCGCCGCTCGAAAGTCCCGCGTCCTCGAAGATCGTGGGGCCGTAGTAGAGCACGGCGTTCACGCCCATGAACTGCCCCAGCATGGCGATCGCTACGCCGATCAGAAGCGCCTTGCGCATTCCCGGCGACGTCAGCGCCCGCCATTCGGACTTCGGCGCCGCGGCTTCGGCGCTGCGGATCGAGGCGATCTCTCCGTCGGCCGCCTCCGACGAGCGGTAGATGCGTTGCAGTACGGCGTGCGCCCCCTCCGTGCGGTTGCGCAGGATCAGCCAGCGGGGACTTTCGGGGATGAAGAAGATCACCACGAAGAACAGCACGGCCGGCAGCGCGTTGCTGCCGAGCATGCCGCGCCACATCTCCGTGACCATGATCTGTTGCATCCACGGCGAGTCGTAGATCGCCGTTTCGGCCGCCCTGAGAATCTGGAAATTCACGAGGTAGGCCCCCAGGAAGCCGATGGTGATGGCCAGTTGGTAGAGCGAGACGAGCGTGCCGCGCCACCGGGCCACGGCCACTTCGGAAATGTACATGGGCGAGACGATCGACACCACGCCGATGCCGATGCCTCCGAGGATGCGGTAGATGACCAGTTGCGTGAAGTCGCCGCAGACGGCGCAGCCGATGCCCGAGGCCGTGAACAGCACGGCGGCGAGGAGCATGGTGAGCTTGCGGCCGAAGCGGTCGCTCAGGATGCCGGCCACGGCCACGCCGCCGATCGACCCGATCAGCGCGCAGCCGACGTACCAGCCCACCTGCATGGCGTTGAGCGCGAACTGCGTCTCGACGCTGGTGATCGTACCCGAAATGACGGCGGTGTCGTATCCGAACAGGATGCCGCCGATGGCCGCCACGACCGACAGGAACGCGACGTAGCCCGTATTGGTGCGTGTCTCCATGGGTCAGCGGATGTTGAAGTATTCCTTGTAGCGGTCGTAGAGGTGTCCGGCTTGCAGGTAGGCCGACTGGGGCGACATGAAGTGCGAGAACTCGAAGGTGATGGCCTTGTCGTATCCGGCGCGTTTGGCCGCCTCGAGCTTCATGCGCAGCTTGTCGAACTTGATGGGCAGGAACTTGATGGGCATGTCGCGGTCGAACGACTCGGCGTTCGTCCAGCACTGCATGCCGTATTTGTCGGCGAGCTTCTTGTTCACCGTGAAGAAGGCGTCCAGCTCGTCGTAGTCGATATGCCCGTCCTGGAAGGCGCAGGCGTCCACCACGTCGTGGATGCCGTCGAAAATCTCGTCCCACTCGCGTTCGTGCTGCTCGACCGAAACGGCCTGCTCCTTGGTCAGCTTGCTGCCGCTGGCCATGACGGCCTTCTTGCCGTCGATCCACGGGGAGATGAAGGTGGGCAGCCCGCCCGAAACCTCCTTGCACTGCTTGCCCATCGCATGGAAGGCGCTGATGGCCCCCTTCGTGGCGCGGCTGATCTCGCCGCTGATATACCAGCCGCCGAAACTCTTGTAGCGCCGTCCGTACATGTTCCACACCTCGTCGATCACGTACTTGTTGTGCTCGACCTCGTACGTCATGTCGTGCGTGTCCCAGTACTTGCCCGAGTCGTAGAGGCCGAAATAGAACTTCATGCCGTATTTTTCGGCCAGCCGCAGGAAGAGGTCGATCAGATCGACCGACGGCATGTAGCACCCCTGTTTGAGCAGATAGGGCGAGGGGTAGGTGATGAATTTGCGGTATCCCGAACGGATGACGATCACCGTGTCGATGCCGATGGCCTTCATGTGGCGGAAATCGGCCTCCCATTCCTTCGCGCCCCAGTTCTGGTGGGGAATGTCGTGCGAGATTTCGTCGAGGAACGTGCCCGTGATGCGGAGCCCGCCCTCTTTGGGGACGATCAGGTTGCCTGCGCCTTGGGTCGCAGCCGTCTGTGACAGAGCGGATTCGGCTTTCGTGGCGGCTTGGAGCAGTTCGGGTGCGACGATGGCCGAGGTGGCGGCTACGGCGACTTTTTTAAGAAAATTTCTTCGGTTCGACATTTCCATACAAAACTGTATTTCGAGGCGTTCTCGGGTTAGTGGCTAAATTTGTTTATATACCCTGCAAATATAATAAATATATTTACAATGAAATAATAAAGTAGTATTATTTTGTATTATGAGAAAATTTTTTTGTTCTCCGGACGGGAACGACCGCCGCCGGGAACGGAAAACGCCGGCCCTTCATGCGAAGGGCCGGCGTGCGGACGGAGGCGTCGCGGGCGGTGTCAGAAGGAGATACCCACGCGGACGCCGAAGTTGTTGAGGTTATTGACCGAATAGACCAGCAGGTCGCCGCTGTTGGTCGCATAGCTGTAATAGAGCGATACGTGGAAACCGAGCCGGTAGCCGGGGTCGGGGAAGATGCTCACGCCGATTTCGGGCGAGAGGTAGAATCCCCACGTGTCGGTGTACTGTTTGACGACGTAGTAATACGAGGACATTTCGGCGTAGCTGGCGCCCAGCTTCAGTCCGGCATACGGCTGGAAGATGCTGTCCTTTAACCAGTTGTAACGGGACGCGATGCCGAAAGGCAGTTGGAACAGCGCGTGCTTCTGGTTGGTCGTCAACGAGTTGCCGCTGCCGAGCGTGATCGTCTGGCGCGGGATCTTCTCCAGGTTGGTCTGGTAGGAGATGAACGGGCCGACGGTGACGGCCGGGGTGACGAAGTAGCCGCCTTCGAAATTCATGCCCCAGCCCGAGGCTTTGTCGGCGAAGCTGCCGCCGAGGGGTACGCCCGCCTGCCAATCGACATTGATATAGGTGTTCGGGAATATTTGCGCCTTGCCCGGGAGGGCCGCGAAGGCCGTAACGGCGCAGAGGGCGATGGTCTTGAGGTATTTCGCTGTTTTCATAATCGGATGAATTTTCGGATTTCGGACTATTTTGCCAGATAGGGGGATTGCACGAAGGCCTGTTCTACGGCGTCGAGCGTGCGTTGCAGGTTGAGGGCCGCGTCGGGGGTCAGCAGGCCGCCGATGAAGCTGTCCCAGACGACGGGCAGTTTCTTGCCGCTTTGCCGGTCGGCCTCCAGATCGACCATTTCCATGAGCAGCGATCCGGCCGTGTAGCCGTAGTAAACGCTGTAGGGGTAGTGCCATCCGGCCCAGTCGCCCCAGTATCCGGGCGTCCAGTAGTAGGGGTAGTACCACCACCAGTAGGGGTCGTTGTACCCCACGAAGTAGGTCACCTTCTCCACGTAGCTCAACTGAAGGCCGACGTCGGCCGTCTCCTTGTCGTCGGTGCGCGTGTAGCCGGCTTCCTCCATGCGGTCGGCCACCGTGCCGACGATTTGCAGGGCGTCGGCGTCCTTCCAGTATTCGGTCCGGTCGCTGTTGCCGATGATGAGGATGCTGTCGGGCAGGTAATAGGTGTCGATGGCGGCGAAGTCCGTCCCGGTGTCGCGGGCGGTATAGACCAGATAATCCCTGTGGAGATCCGATGTCGAGGGCTCTTTCTGGCAGGAGCAGAACGCGATTGCCGCGAGTGCGATTGCCGAGTAGCGTAAATTTTTGACGATCATGTTGTTTGATTTTTGTTGGTTTACTGTCGTTTCGGTCGCTTCAAATTCTGTTCCCCGATGGCGTGGAATCGGACTTTGCGCCCGTTTTGCGTATAAAGAGATGATTTTCAGATATTAAATCCGGCCTTCGCGGGCTGTGCCTTGTCTTCGCGGGGCCGTATCCTCTCGCATGGCGGCAGGAACTTCGCCGCAGCGTCCCTCGCGGGCGGGATTCATCCTGCAAACGGAAAAAGCCCGCAAGATATTGCGGGCTTCCGTATGGTTCGGTTCGGGACGGGTTACCGGTACCGGTGCGAGATGAGCGTCATGAACTCCTCGCGGGTGCGCTGGCTCGAGAGGAAGACGCCCGTGAAGGCCGAGGTCGTGGTGGCCGACTGCTGTTTCTCGATGCCGCGCATCTGCATGCACATGTGGCTGGCCTCGATCACCACGGCCACGCCCATCGGGTCGAGCGCCTCCTGGATGCAGTCGCGTATCTGCACCGTCAGCCGCTCCTGCACCTGCAGGCGGCGGGCGAAGCACTCCACGACGCGGGCGATCTTCGAGAGGCCCGTGATGCGGCCGTTGGGGATGTAGGCCACGTGCGCCTTGCCGTAGAAGGGCAGCATGTGGTGTTCGCAGAGCGAGTAGAGCTCGATGTCCTTGACGAGCACCATCTGCCGGTACTCCTCGCGGAAGGTGGCCGAGCGGATGATCTCGAGCGGGTCTTCGTCGTATCCCTTCGTGAGGAACGCCATCGCCTTGGCCACCCGTTCGGGCGTCTTGAGCAGCCCTTCGCGGGCGGGGTCTTCGCCCAGCAGCCGCAGGATTTCGGCGTAGTGGTGCTTGAGGGCTTCGACTCTGCCGGCGTCGAAACGCTCCTCCTTCGTGTAGTTTCTGCCTTCCATAGTGCGGCAAAGATACCCTATTTCCCGATGGAATGCAAATAGTCGGCGAGTTTCCGCACGGCGCGGGCGCGGTGCGAGACGGCGTTTTTCTCCTCGGTGGTCATCTCCGCGAAGGTGCGGTCGTAGCCGTCGGGCACGAACAGCGGGTCGAATCCGAACCCTTCGTGTCCGGTTTCGCGGTCGATGATGCGTCCTTCGACGATTCCTTCGAAGAGGCGCTTCTCGCCGCCGAGGATCAGCGAAATGACCGTGCGGAAACGTGCCCGGCGGTTCGCGACGCCCTCCAGGTTGCGGAGCAGCAGGCGGTTGTTCGCGGCGAAGTCGTGCCCGTCGGTGGCGTAGCGGGCCGAATGGACGCCCGGCGCGCCGCCGAGCGCCTCGACCTCGAGGCCCGTGTCGTCGGCGAAGCAGTCGCACCCGGTGCGGTCGTGGAGGTAGTGCGCCTTCTGCGAAGCGTTGCCTTCGAGGGTTTCCTGCTCTTCGGGAATCTCCTCCGTGACGCCGCATTCGCGCGGCGTCACGAGCGTGAAGCCGTCGCCCAGAACGGCCTGCACCTCCTTGAGCTTGTGTGCGTTGTTGGTTGCAAAGATGATCTTCATATCGGTTTTTCTAACTGATTTTTCCGGAAGTCGTCACGCCGTAGCGCAGGGCGAAGAGCCGCTCCAGTTCCTGCCCGGCGCGGGCATATTCGCCGCGCCGGTATTCGGCGGCGATGCGGCCGCCGTCCGTGAGGCGGATGTCGTCGCAGACGGGTTCGAGCGCCGGAAGCAGGCGCGACGCGACGAGCACCGTGGCTCCTTCGGCCTGCCGCCGCAGGATGAGCCGCTGGGCGGCTTCGAGGCTCTCCGCGTCGAGGCCGTCGAACGGTTCGTCGAGCAGCAGGACGGGTTTGCGTTGCATGAGCGTCGCCGCGAGGGCCGTCTTCCGCTGTACGGCGGCCGGCAGCGCGGTCAACTGCCGGTCGGGAGGAAGCCCCAGCAGCCGGATGCAGGTTTCGGGGTCGGAACCCGGATGGCGGCGGGCCGTGAGGTCGAGCAGGTCGCGGACCGTCAGACCGTCGAAGAAGCGTATCCTGCGCTCCAGATAGGCGGTCTCGCTCCGCCGCAGGGGACGTCCGAAGCGGGTGACGCCGCCCGCGTCCGGGCGGACGAGCCCGAAAAGGGCGTCGAACAGCGCCGTCCACACCGCGTCGTCCGTGCCGGAAAACCCGTGCACGGCCCCTTCGGCCAGGTGCATGGTCACGCCGTCGGACAGCGTGCGGCCGTCGCGGCGGACGGAGAGCGAGTCAATCGTAATCATAGAGGTAGCGGTCGAGGTTGCTTTCGGCCCGCACGGCGTAGCTCACCGTGAGGCAGAGCGTCACGGGGAGGAACACCGGGACGAGGAATCCGGCGAATCCCAGCCGGGTGGCCGCGGGGAGCGGCGTCTCGGGGATAGCCGGATCGTAACGGGCGTATTTGGCCAGTACGGCATAGGCCAGCAGCAGGGCGGCGAACGGCAGCCAGAGCGCCGCCAGCCAGGCGGTCCGGGGATGGAGCGCGGCGGTCAGCGCGGCCGCCGGGAGCGCGGCGAGGAAGTAGTTGCGCCATGCCGTGCCGATTTTGCGCACCAGCAGCCGCGCGCCGCTGCATTCGCAGAGCAGCAGGAGCGGCAACGGTTCGTTGCGGGCGTACAGTCCGGCGCAGAGCAGCGCCGCGGCCGCGAGCGCCGGAAATCCGGCATAGGGCACGAAGGCGCAGCCGATCGTCGCGGCGGGCAGCGCCGCGGCGAGGCCGGGATGTCTGCGGACGCCTGCCGTCCACTCCGGGGAGTAGCCGAGCAGGGCCGTGCGGAGCCATCGCAGTCGGAGGGGCTTCATCGTCACTTCACTGCTTCGAGTTGTTCGAGCCGGTCGTCGAGGTCGATCTTGTCGATGATCGTCTTC from Alistipes dispar carries:
- a CDS encoding SGNH/GDSL hydrolase family protein; this encodes MRRTYLAALLALFHTAAGSFGGSPAFAENGAFTGNAAGGFPEARETLPHESAAAETLRFTPATAPEIRFVGRAARSDDGALSFDWSGAYFSFRFEGTRCAMRAADSKRNYYNVFVDGKPHGKVTAEGPAKTIVLAEGLPHGVHTVLVQKRTEGEQGRTTLFAVGSDGPLLDAPQAPGRHIEFIGDSHTCGYGTEGKSPKEPFTPETENCDLAWGCIIARYFDADYTLIAHSGQGIVRNWGDEKEVSDCTMRERVARTFDMEETPLWDFAQYRPDIVVIKLGTNDFSTGTPSREQFDASFGEMHALLRRRYGDVPILYVVPQNCDAYYDYLRATIRTLGDPNLHAVPHLAPINDQTDDLGAGYHPNLRGQCKMAAAVIPYIATLAGWPMPQDRPIR
- a CDS encoding GDSL-type esterase/lipase family protein, with the protein product MKKLLLLLLAAAAATNVAAQPDTLTVNKDYYPQKRNVEELVPVTRKNIVMLGNSLTERGFWSEYFQTERVLNRGIGGDCISGMIHRIGPIVEGQPRAIFIMGGANDLVFSKISGEKLLEQYERLLGIIARESPRTKIYIQSLLPLNEAMNEKFFKGKNARIAAFNALLRDMAARRGLTYIDIWSDMQRDGILPAEYTFDGIHLKADGYRIWIEKIRPYIK
- a CDS encoding FAD-dependent oxidoreductase translates to MKTTLFAAAFALAASIGFSACTDTTRRTVDVLVIGGTTSGTSAAIAAAREGVSTLVVEPTPMLGGMLTAQGVSAIDGNDGLPSGFWNEFREALRSHYGGPEALRTGWVSATQFEPSVADSIFKAKAAAEPTLEVIHGYRLVEVYREGDAVTGARFTDDRGGRLEVAARITIDATDLGEALPLSGTAYRVGMDARADTGERQAFEQANDIVQDLTVVAILKDYGEGADRTIPRPEGYDPAEFEGCCTAGGKPMDPAYMIKYGRLPNGKYMINWPTHGNDYYANVVEMPYEERIEALKPAREKTLRFIYHLQHELGFRNLGIADDEFDTEDGLAYLPYHREGRRLDGVVRLTLDDVTDRYDRPAALYRTGISVGDYPVDHHHACYPGFGKIDFPPVPSFSVPLGALIPAGTDNLVVSDKAISVSNLINGSTRLQPVVLLTGQAAGTLAALAVKKGVTPREVPVREVQRALLARKAYIAPLYDVRPDDPDFELLQRIAATGILRMTGEPYHWANRSWFYPERTLTVGEFTQGLHDYAPQIDPTDDPTPLTASAAAELLRRAGGRIDTPAGAEGPVTRREAARMTDAALHPFDRAIDFEGNLKK
- a CDS encoding n-acyl-d-glucosamine 2-epimerase, which gives rise to MDFQHLADQYRSELMDSVLPFWLEHSQDKTYGGYFSCLDRDGSVYDTDKFIWLQGREVWLFSMLCNKVEKRKEWLDCAIQGGEFLRKYGHDGKYDWYFSLTREGKPIIDPYNIFSYTFATMAFAQLAMASGNDEYAQIAKKTFDRILEKRSNPKGKWTKAHPGTRPMKDFALPMILCNLALEIEQLIDPKLIEETIDVCLHEVMDVFYQKDLGLIVENLSASDNSLVDSFEGRSINPGHSLEAMWFIMDLGKRLGRPELIQRAVEIALRTIEYGWDKQYGGIFYFMDRLGHPQQQLEWDQKLWWVHIESAIAMIKGYQLTGNQKCLDWFEKLHQYMWEHFKDPEFPEWFGYLNRRGEVLLPLKGGKWKGCFHVPRGLFQIWKILEQCK
- a CDS encoding sugar porter family MFS transporter gives rise to the protein METRTNTGYVAFLSVVAAIGGILFGYDTAVISGTITSVETQFALNAMQVGWYVGCALIGSIGGVAVAGILSDRFGRKLTMLLAAVLFTASGIGCAVCGDFTQLVIYRILGGIGIGVVSIVSPMYISEVAVARWRGTLVSLYQLAITIGFLGAYLVNFQILRAAETAIYDSPWMQQIMVTEMWRGMLGSNALPAVLFFVVIFFIPESPRWLILRNRTEGAHAVLQRIYRSSEAADGEIASIRSAEAAAPKSEWRALTSPGMRKALLIGVAIAMLGQFMGVNAVLYYGPTIFEDAGLSSGDSLFSQVLVGVVNMLTTVLALVIIDRVGRKQLVYWGVSGMILSLLCIGVYFLAGAAWGLSPTFLLVFFLAYVFCCAVSISAVIFVLLSEMYPTRIRGLAMSIAGLSLWVGTYLIGQLTPWMLETLTPGGTFLLFAAMCVPYMLIMWRAVPETTGRSLEEIERYWQQSK
- a CDS encoding DUF4434 domain-containing protein encodes the protein MEMSNRRNFLKKVAVAATSAIVAPELLQAATKAESALSQTAATQGAGNLIVPKEGGLRITGTFLDEISHDIPHQNWGAKEWEADFRHMKAIGIDTVIVIRSGYRKFITYPSPYLLKQGCYMPSVDLIDLFLRLAEKYGMKFYFGLYDSGKYWDTHDMTYEVEHNKYVIDEVWNMYGRRYKSFGGWYISGEISRATKGAISAFHAMGKQCKEVSGGLPTFISPWIDGKKAVMASGSKLTKEQAVSVEQHEREWDEIFDGIHDVVDACAFQDGHIDYDELDAFFTVNKKLADKYGMQCWTNAESFDRDMPIKFLPIKFDKLRMKLEAAKRAGYDKAITFEFSHFMSPQSAYLQAGHLYDRYKEYFNIR
- a CDS encoding outer membrane beta-barrel protein, with the protein product MKTAKYLKTIALCAVTAFAALPGKAQIFPNTYINVDWQAGVPLGGSFADKASGWGMNFEGGYFVTPAVTVGPFISYQTNLEKIPRQTITLGSGNSLTTNQKHALFQLPFGIASRYNWLKDSIFQPYAGLKLGASYAEMSSYYYVVKQYTDTWGFYLSPEIGVSIFPDPGYRLGFHVSLYYSYATNSGDLLVYSVNNLNNFGVRVGISF
- a CDS encoding DUF4136 domain-containing protein, yielding MIVKNLRYSAIALAAIAFCSCQKEPSTSDLHRDYLVYTARDTGTDFAAIDTYYLPDSILIIGNSDRTEYWKDADALQIVGTVADRMEEAGYTRTDDKETADVGLQLSYVEKVTYFVGYNDPYWWWYYPYYWTPGYWGDWAGWHYPYSVYYGYTAGSLLMEMVDLEADRQSGKKLPVVWDSFIGGLLTPDAALNLQRTLDAVEQAFVQSPYLAK
- the folE gene encoding GTP cyclohydrolase I FolE — translated: MEGRNYTKEERFDAGRVEALKHHYAEILRLLGEDPAREGLLKTPERVAKAMAFLTKGYDEDPLEIIRSATFREEYRQMVLVKDIELYSLCEHHMLPFYGKAHVAYIPNGRITGLSKIARVVECFARRLQVQERLTVQIRDCIQEALDPMGVAVVIEASHMCMQMRGIEKQQSATTTSAFTGVFLSSQRTREEFMTLISHRYR
- the rdgB gene encoding RdgB/HAM1 family non-canonical purine NTP pyrophosphatase, with translation MKIIFATNNAHKLKEVQAVLGDGFTLVTPRECGVTEEIPEEQETLEGNASQKAHYLHDRTGCDCFADDTGLEVEALGGAPGVHSARYATDGHDFAANNRLLLRNLEGVANRRARFRTVISLILGGEKRLFEGIVEGRIIDRETGHEGFGFDPLFVPDGYDRTFAEMTTEEKNAVSHRARAVRKLADYLHSIGK